A window of bacterium genomic DNA:
CGGACGAGACCATCTTCCACACCGTCCTGCCCACCTTGCTCGTGGTCAACAAGGTCGATCTGGGACTGGACCCGGACGAGGTGACGGCCCTGGAGGAACTGGTCGAGGCGCGCTACCCGGCCATCGCGGTCTCGGCCGCGACGGGGGAAGGTCTGGACCGCCTGGGGTCGATGCTGCGGCGCGGCCTCGACGTGGTGCGCGTCTACACGAAGGTCCCCGGCAAGCCGCCGGACATGGAGCGGCCGTTCACGCTGTTCAGGGGCGACCGCGTGATCGACGTCGCCCGCCTCGTCCATCGCGGCCGGGCGGCGGGCCTGAAGTTCGCGCGGATCTGGGGCAGCGGCAAGTTCGACGGCCAGCAGGTGGGTCGAGACTACTTGGTCGAGGACGGGGACATCCTCGAGCTGCACATGTGAACCGGCTTCATGCCACGCCTTCGCTTCCCACCAGCAGGGGCTCGAACAGCCTCATCAGCTCGCGCAGGGAAGGCGCCGTGCGGGTGCCGTACCAGGTGAGCAGCTTGCCGTCGAGCCGCGGGCAGAACTCCGGCGCGTCGTCGCAACCCGCGGCCTCGGCCACCACTACCGCATCCCGCTTGCTCCAGCGGTAGGGCTCGTCCGGCATCAGGATCAGGTCGAGCCCGTGCCGCGCCAGGTCCTCGAGCTCGATGGCGAAGTAGTCGCGGCGATCCGCGAAGACGTTCTCGAGACCGATGGCCTCCATCACGGCGTTGATATGGGTGCCGGCGCCAGCAGCCAGCCAGGGGTTCTTCCAGATCAGCGTGGCCGCGGGCACCGGGCAGGGCGCGCCCTGGGCCTGTCGATAGGCGAAGAGCCTCTCGCGCCAGGCCGCGGCTTCCGCGCGGGCGGCCGAGAGATCGGCGCGGGCCCTGTGCGCGGCGTCGGCGACATCGAGCAGCCCACCGCAGGCGCCCAGCAGTCCGTCGACATCGTCCAGGACGTGCGGCATCACGGCGTAGACCGGGATGCCGGCGGCCTCGAGGGCCTCCAGGTGCTCCTTCTTGTTCTCCTCGACGCAGGCCAGCACCAGGTCCGGCCGGGTTTCGACGATCCGTTCGACCTTGGGGTTCTTGGTCCCACCGAATTCCGGCACGCTGCGCACCTGAAAGCGGGGTTCCGTACAATACAGGGTGCGACCGACCAATCTGTCTGCCGCACCGAGGCCGCATACGGTGTCTGTCAGGCTGGGCACCAGCGACACGACCCTCCGATAGGGTCCCGGGTTCAATTCACGACCGCGGGCGTCGATGATCGCCATCAGTATTACCTCCCGCACCGCCACCGCGCCTGGCGGCGCTCATCTATTTACGATCGATACCTGGCCGGCATCACGACCAGTATAAGCCCAACGGCACCCCGACCGCCTCCCGGGCGCCGGCGGGTGGGCACCCGGCCCGCCGGCGATCATCACCAACGGGCCGGGGCTCGATCGAGGGGGACCGTCAGGCTCCCGGTTCCGCCGCCTCGCCGCTACGCACCCGGTCCAGCCACCACCCCAAGAACACCGCGCGCAGGCCGCGCTTGAACGGATCGAGCGACGAGTACATCACCGGCACCACGATCAGAGTCAGGAAGGTCGCCACGGCCAGGCCCCAGATCACCGCGATGCCCATGGGACTCCACCATTGGCTCGACTCGCCCCCGATCGAGAGGATGTGGTGCCAGTCCGCCTTGAAGATGTTGGCGAAGTTGACGGATACGCCTGTGGTCAAGGGGATCAGGCCGAGGATCGTCGTGACCGCCGTCAGGATCACCGGCCGGAAGCGGGTGAGACCGGCGCGCACGATCGCCTCGGTCTTGGCGATGCCCCGGGCACGCAGCTGGATGATGTAGTCCAGCAAGACGATGGAATTGTTGACGACGATGCCCGCCAGCGAGATCACGCCCACGCCGGTCATGATGATGCCGAAGGGCGTGCGGTGGACCATCAGGCCCGTGAGGACGCCGATGAGCGAGAGTGCCACGCTGGACAGGATCACCAGCGGCACCGTCACCGAGCTGAACTGGCTGATCAGCACCACGAAGATCAGCATGATGGCGATGGCGAAGGCGTCGCTGAGGAAGGCCTGGGCCTCCTCCTGGTCCTCGGTCTCACCGGTGTAGTCAATGCTGTAGCCGACCGGCAGGTGGAAGTCGGCCAGCAGCTCCCGAACCTCGGCCAGCAGGGCGTTGCTGTTGTACCCGGCGGCGACGTCGGCGCTGACCGAAACGACGCGCTTGCTGTCGATACGGTTGATGGCGGCCAGGCCCGACTTGAACTCGGTGGTGGCAAAGGCCGCCAGGGGCACCTGCTCGCCCTCGTAGAAGACGTGCAGGCTCTCCAGGTCCTCCACCTTGCGCCGGAAGGGCTGCTGCAGGCGGACGCGGATGTCGTATTCGTCCTCGCCGACCCGGAACTTGGACGTCTCGGCGCCGTGCAGCGCGGTGCGCACCGTACCGGCGATGTCCCAGGTCCGCAGCCCGAAGCGGCCGGCCTTGTCCACGTCCTGCCGCACCTCGATCTGGGGCAGATCCCGGTCGTAGTCGTCGACGATGTCCACCAGGCCCTCGACGTTGCGGATGCGCTCGCTGACCTGCGCGGCCAGCTCGCCGAGCACGTTGAAGTCCTCGCCGGAGATCTCGATGTTCACCGGCGGACCGGTCGGCGGCCCTTCCTCCTGCTTGTCGATCACCAGACGCGCGCCCGTGAAGCCGCTCAACCGCCGGCGCAGGTCCTCGACGGAGCCGCGGGAGGGGCGCGTACGGTCCTCGATGTCCACGAACTCCATGGTGACCAGGCTCTTGTGCGACGGCGCCTGGTTCGCGCTGAAGGCGCCGTTCTCGGCGCCGACCTGTCCCGTGTAGGCCTTCAGCTCGGGAACCTCGGCGACCGCGGCCTCCACCTGGCGCGTATAGACGTCGCTGACCTCGATGCGTGTGCCGGACGGCGCATCGATGGCCACGTAGGCGATGCGGGGATCGATGTCCGGGAAGAGTTCGACGCCGTTGTTGAAGACGGCGAACAGCATGGATACGCAGATCAGCAGGGCCACCATGGTCGTCAGCACGCCGGTGCGATGGCCCAGCGCCCAGCGCAGGGTCGGTTCGTAGGTCTTCAGGCCGAAGCCGATCAGCCTCTCGCCCAGGGCTGGCCGGCCCTCGCGGACCCGTGGCGCCTTCATGAAGCGCGCGCAGAGCACCGGGTTGAAGACCAGCGCGACAAGCAACGAGGCCAGCAGCGTGATGACCACCGTGATGGGCAGATATTTCATGAACTCGCCCATGATGCCCGGCCACAGGATCATGGGCCCGAAGGCGCAGACGGTCGTCAGCGTCGACGCCACGACCGCGTTCGAGACCTGCGCAGCGCCGAAACGGGCCGCCTCGTCTCCGCTCTTGCCGCGCCCGCGCTGCCGGAAGATGTTCTCGACGATCACGATGGCGTTGTCCACGAGCATGCCCAGCGCCAGGATCAACGAGAAGAGCACCACCATGTTCAGGGTGATGCCGAGCGCCCGCAGCACGATGAAGCTGATCAGCAGGGAGAAGGGGATCGCGACGCCCACGAACAGGGCGTTGGTGAAGCCCAGGAAGAGCAGCAGCACCGCAACGACGAGGATCAGGCCGCTGATGATGTTGTTCTCCAGCTCGGTGACCATGTGACGGATGTCCTTGGACTGGTCGCCGACGATGGTGATCTCGGTCCCGGGCGGGAAGCGTTCCTGCCAGGCAGTCAGGATGGCGCGGATCTCGTCGGCGATGTCGATGATGTTCTCGCCGCCGCGCTTCTTCACCGACAGGATCACGGCGTCCTTGCCGTTGACGCGCGAGATGGTCTCGCGATCCTTGAGGCCGAAGCTCACCTCGGCAACGTCGCGGATGTAGACCGGCGTGGGCGCGCCCAGGTTGACCACGAAGTCCAGGATCTCCGATACATCGTCGATCTCGCCCGGCACGTTGACCTGGTAGTCGTACATGCCCAACGACAGCTTGCCGCCGGGAATGGTCGTGTTCTGCAGGAAGATGGCGTCCTGGACGTCGACCAGGCCCAGGTTGTAGAAGCGCAGGCGCTGGGGATCCACCTGCACGAGCACTTCGTGCTCCACGCCGCCGGTCAGATTGACCTCCAGCACGCCGCGGACGGTCTCGATCTCCTCCTGGAGGTCCTCCCCCACTTCCTTCAGCAGGATCGGGTCGTAGTCGGCCGCCAGGTTGATCTGGATGATGGGCCAGTCCGTGGAGCTCAGCTCCATGATGAGCAGGTCCTCGCGCGGATCCTCGGGCAGATCGGGCTTGGCCAGGTCCACGCGGTCGCGCACCTTCTGCAGCGCGTCGCTCATCTCCACGTCCGTCGTGAATTCCAGCACGATGTTGGACATGCCCTCCACCGAGGTGCTGGTCATCTCCTTGAGATTCGACAGGCCCTTGAGTTCGCGCTCGAGCTTGCGCGTGACCAGGCTCTCCACGTCTTCGGGACTGGCGCCGGCGTAGGGCGTCATGACCATCACGATCGGTATCTTCACGTCGGGGCTGGACTCGCGGGGCAGGCCCAGGTAGGAATCCACGCCCACGATGACGATGATCACCATGAAGGCGAAGATCGTCGGGTACCTGCGGATCGCGCCGTTGGTGATCTTCATCGTCCGGCCTCCCGCGCGCCGCCCGTCGATGCGGACTCGACGACCTCGGCCGGGTCGCCGCCCCTGCTGCCGTCACGCGCGGCGGCGTGCTCGGTGACCTCCACCAGCGCGCCGTCGACCAGGTCGCGATGCCCGCGCACCACGACACTCTCCCCGGACCGCAGGCCGGATCCGATCACGACCATCAGGCCCTGGTCGGGGCCCAGGGTGACCGGGCGCAGGGCGGCGCGTTCCCCCTCGACCACGAAGACCGCGAGCCCCTCGGTGGTGTACATGACGGCGTCGCGAGGCAAGACCAACACATTCTCGTGGGTGATCTTGTGGATCCGCGCGCGCGCGACGACGCCCGCCCGCAGGGACAGGTCCGCGTTGTCGACGTGCACTTCGACCTTGAACTTGCCGGTGATGGTGTCGGCCTCGAAACCGATCCAGGCCACCTTCCCCGCGACCTGCTCGTTCATGCCCTCGAGAACGATCGTCGCGGGTGCGCCCCCGCGCAGCCAGGCCACTTCGCGCTCGGAGACGGTGCCGGCCAGCTTGAGCACGAAGGGATCGATCACGCGGGCGACGGGCATGCCGGGCGAGACGAGCTGGCCGGGCTCCACGTAGCGGTCGACCACCACGCCGGCGAACGGAGCCTTCACGGCGGCCCGCTCGTGACGGAGACTGGCGATGCGGTAGACCGCCTCGGCCTGCGCCCGCGCCGCGTCGGCGCCGAGCATCTCGGTTTCGCTGACCTTGCCGGCAGCGAAGAGCGCGGCGGTGTTCTCGGCCGTATGCGCCCGCAGTTTCAGGTCGTCCCCCGCGGCGGCCATCTCCGCCGCCAGCAGGCGCCGATCCAGCTCCACGAGCCCGTCGCCCTCGACGACCGTCTCGCCCTTGTCGTGCGGAATCGCGTAGACCGTGCCCATCTCCTCGGCGGACACGTCGGCACCCCGCACGGGGCGCAGGGGCCCGGAAATCTCGAAGAACTCCTCGAGGTCGGTCGGAGACATCTCCAGCACGCGCACGTTGCGGGCGACCTCGCCGGGCACCTCGTTCTCCATGCGATGCGCGCAACCGGCCGCGAGCAACAGGCTCGCCACGAGGACCGGCACGGCCAGGCGACGGCCTCGTATCACGATTTCAAACATCACGTGCTCCTTATGCGTGTTCATTCCGTCCCTCCTTCGACAAGGCCCTCCACGGCCGCGAAGGGCAGCATGGGAGAGACGCCGATGGCACGTTTCAGGGAGGCGGTCGTCGTCAGTACGTCGTACCGCGCCTGGATCAGGTTGCTATGGGCCAGCGACCGGCTGGCCTCCGACTGCAGCACGGTCAGGTAATCGGTGCGCCCGAGACGCAGTTCGAGCTTGCTGATCTCCAGCAGTTCCTCGCTGCGCACGAGATTGAGTTCGGCCGCCCGCAGGTTGACGCGCGACATGTCGAGGTCATCCAGCAGCTCGAGCACGTCGGCGCGGATCCGCCGCTTCAGGCCGGTCAGTTCCACCTCGTTGCGGCGGATGGACGCCTCCGTCTCCTTGACGAGACCCTTGGTGAGCAGGCCGTCGAAGAGCGGCACGTTCAGGGCCACCGTCGCCCGCCAGAAATCGTGACCCGTGTCGTCCAGCTCCTGCACCGCCCGGCCCACGTACCCGTAGGAGCCGTCGACGGACAGGTAAGGGCGCATGTCGGCCTTCTGGGCCTTGCGGCTCTGCCGGAGCATCGCCGTGAGCAACTCCGACATGCCGACATCGGGACGCCGCAGCGCATGGGCGATGGCCACAGCCTGGTCGATCCGATCAGGTTCCAGTTCCTGCGTATGCTCTATGGAGAGAGGCATGCCGGGCGAGAGTCCCATGGCCGCGTTCAGGCGGGCGCCCGCGTTGCGCAGTTCCTTGCCCGCCAGATGCAGGCGGGGCATCAGGTTCGCGACGGCCACGGCGGCCTGCAGCGTGTCGATCCCCGTCGCCATGCCCAGATCGTAACGCAAGCGCATGATGTCCAGGAACTCCCGCTGGTTGGCCAACTCCGCCTCCGCGGCGGCGAGCTGATCGGCCGCCAGGATGATCCCGTGATAACCGGAGATGACCTGCTCCTCCACCTGGTGCGTCACCGCGCTCACGGCCAGATCCTGGCGCTTGATGCTCTGGCCGGCAGCGCCCACCGCGCCGAGCACCTTGGCGGGGTTGAGGGTCCAGCGCAGGTTTAGCTGCGCGCGCCAGTAGGTCTGGGCCGGGATGTCCTCGGGCGCCGGCAGGAAGTCGAACCCGGCGAGCAGCGTGTCCAGCGGCGAGGTGCCGATGGGACCGTCGCCGCCGCCGCCGAAGGTCTCGTCCAGGGCGAAGCTCGGATCGCGCGAGCGCGACCACTCGCCGGTGGCGTCGATGTAGGGCAGGCCCGTCGCTAGCGCCTGGAACATCTTGCCGTCCAGCTCCTTGCGACGCAGGCGCTCGGCCTGCAGGGCGTCGTTGTTCTCCAGGGCCCGGCTCACGCATCCGGCGAGATCGAGCGCCACCGCTGCGCCCGGCCTGGCCTCGATGACCGTTCCGTCGCCCGTCGCGAACGCCGCGACGGCCGATAGCGTGAAGATCGCGGCGGTCGCCGCGATCGCGCATCGTCCAGATTTCATTGCTCCCTCCGGGTCGATTCGTGCTGAAGATTTCGGATTCCGTTGAGTATGAAGGCGCGCAGTTCGCGCGACAGGGTCTCGTTTTCGAAGGCGCTGGGCTCGCTCGTGAGTTCGGGAAAGACGTAGTACATGGAATCGAGCAGTCCGCCGATGATCCATACGATCGTCGGCGGATCCATCTCGCGCAGTTCGCCCCTGCGGATGCCCTCGGCGACCACTCGCTGGAGCACCTCTATCATCGCCTGGGCTTCCTCGTACTTCATGAAGTCCTTGGTGTAGGCCTTCACGTCGGGTTCGTGCAGGCAGATGTGGAACACGGGATGGTTCCGTCCCATCTCCTCGTAGCCGTCGATGTAGCGCTCGAGTTTCTCGATGGCCGTCATCTCCGACGTCAGGGCCTCCTCCCACTTCGAAACGGAGCGGGAGATGACGTGCATCAGCATCTGCATCAGCAGATCGGCCTTGTCGCTGAACAGCTCGTAGAAGGTACGCTTGGAGACGCCGGCTTCGCGGCAGATCTCCCCCACCGTCGTCTTGCGGAAGCCGAACCTCTCGAAAATGGGCTCGCCCGCGGCGATGATCTGCACGCGTTTCGACGTGTCCCTGGTATCGGTCATGAGCCCTCCTTCCCTTGGACAATGAAACGAATACGCTTTAATCGTTTAATGGTTTCGGTCAAAATAGGAGAATATCGTGCGGCGTCAAAGGCAGATTTTGAAAATTCGTCATCCGGCCATATCTTCGAGCGGTCAACAGGCGAAAGGGACGATATGTCACAGCGATATCTGATCACCGGCGGCGCCGGCTTCCTGGGCATCAACATGGCGCGCTACCTGCTGGAGCGCGGCCACGAGGTGACGTCCCTGGACATCGCGCCCTTCGCTTATCCCGAGCGCGACCGGATCCGCGAGATCACCGGCGACGTCCGCAACCGCACCGACGTCGACCGCGCCATGACCGACTGCGACATCGTAATCCACACCGCCGCCGCCCTGCCCCTCTATGATCACGACGACATCCTGTCCACCGACATCGAGGGCACGCGCACCGTGCTGGAATCCGCCCTCGCCCACGGCATCGACCGGTTCGTGCACATCTCCTCGACGGCCGTCTACGGCATCCCCGACCATCACCCGCTGGTGGAGGGCGACCCGGTCGACGGCGTGGGGCCCTACGGCATCGGCAAGGTCGAGGCCGAGAGCATCTGCGCCGAGTTCCGCGCGCGCGGCCTCTGCGTCCCGATCATCCGCCCCAAGTCGTTCATCGGGCCGGAGCGCCTCGGCGTCTTCGCGCTGTTCTACGACTGGGCCAAGGACGGCAAGGGCTTCCCCATGATCGGCAGCGGGAACAATCGCTACCAGCTCTGCGACGTTGAGGATATCTGCCAGGGCATCTATCTCTGCTGCACCGGCCCCAGGGACAAGGCCGACGACGTGTTCAACCTGGGCGCCCGCGAATACACCACCATGAAGGAAGACTACCAGGCGGTCCTGGACGAGGCCGGTTTCGGCAAGAAGATCGTCGGCTTCCCCGCCAGGCCCGTGATCTGGACCCTGCGCCTGCTGGAGGCGTTCAAGCTCTCGCCGCTCTACAAGTGGGTCTACGAGACGGCCTGCGAGGATTCCTTCGTCTCCATCGAGAAGGCGGAGCGCGTGCTGGGTTACGATCCGAAATACTCCAACAAGGATGCCCTGGTACGCAACTACCGGTGGTACCTCGACAACCTCCACACTTTCGAAGGCCAGTCCGGCGTATCCCATCGCGTTCCCTGGAGGCAGGGGATCCTCAAGGTTGCCAAACTATTCTTCTAGGGCCGGGCAGGCACGTGCAGGCGGCATCGAGAGCGACTCTCGCAGAGCCGGAGCCTCGATGCCGCCTGCACGTGCCTGCCCTCCGTAGGAGAAGTTCGCAAGCTCGAGGGGACCGCTGCTCAGGGTTTCAGGCGGCGGATCTCGGCCAGCAGGCTCTCGTAGTGGGTTCCTTGCCAGTAGA
This region includes:
- a CDS encoding ABC transporter substrate-binding protein; the protein is MAIIDARGRELNPGPYRRVVSLVPSLTDTVCGLGAADRLVGRTLYCTEPRFQVRSVPEFGGTKNPKVERIVETRPDLVLACVEENKKEHLEALEAAGIPVYAVMPHVLDDVDGLLGACGGLLDVADAAHRARADLSAARAEAAAWRERLFAYRQAQGAPCPVPAATLIWKNPWLAAGAGTHINAVMEAIGLENVFADRRDYFAIELEDLARHGLDLILMPDEPYRWSKRDAVVVAEAAGCDDAPEFCPRLDGKLLTWYGTRTAPSLRELMRLFEPLLVGSEGVA
- a CDS encoding efflux RND transporter permease subunit; translated protein: MKITNGAIRRYPTIFAFMVIIVIVGVDSYLGLPRESSPDVKIPIVMVMTPYAGASPEDVESLVTRKLERELKGLSNLKEMTSTSVEGMSNIVLEFTTDVEMSDALQKVRDRVDLAKPDLPEDPREDLLIMELSSTDWPIIQINLAADYDPILLKEVGEDLQEEIETVRGVLEVNLTGGVEHEVLVQVDPQRLRFYNLGLVDVQDAIFLQNTTIPGGKLSLGMYDYQVNVPGEIDDVSEILDFVVNLGAPTPVYIRDVAEVSFGLKDRETISRVNGKDAVILSVKKRGGENIIDIADEIRAILTAWQERFPPGTEITIVGDQSKDIRHMVTELENNIISGLILVVAVLLLFLGFTNALFVGVAIPFSLLISFIVLRALGITLNMVVLFSLILALGMLVDNAIVIVENIFRQRGRGKSGDEAARFGAAQVSNAVVASTLTTVCAFGPMILWPGIMGEFMKYLPITVVITLLASLLVALVFNPVLCARFMKAPRVREGRPALGERLIGFGLKTYEPTLRWALGHRTGVLTTMVALLICVSMLFAVFNNGVELFPDIDPRIAYVAIDAPSGTRIEVSDVYTRQVEAAVAEVPELKAYTGQVGAENGAFSANQAPSHKSLVTMEFVDIEDRTRPSRGSVEDLRRRLSGFTGARLVIDKQEEGPPTGPPVNIEISGEDFNVLGELAAQVSERIRNVEGLVDIVDDYDRDLPQIEVRQDVDKAGRFGLRTWDIAGTVRTALHGAETSKFRVGEDEYDIRVRLQQPFRRKVEDLESLHVFYEGEQVPLAAFATTEFKSGLAAINRIDSKRVVSVSADVAAGYNSNALLAEVRELLADFHLPVGYSIDYTGETEDQEEAQAFLSDAFAIAIMLIFVVLISQFSSVTVPLVILSSVALSLIGVLTGLMVHRTPFGIIMTGVGVISLAGIVVNNSIVLLDYIIQLRARGIAKTEAIVRAGLTRFRPVILTAVTTILGLIPLTTGVSVNFANIFKADWHHILSIGGESSQWWSPMGIAVIWGLAVATFLTLIVVPVMYSSLDPFKRGLRAVFLGWWLDRVRSGEAAEPGA
- a CDS encoding efflux RND transporter periplasmic adaptor subunit, with the translated sequence MNTHKEHVMFEIVIRGRRLAVPVLVASLLLAAGCAHRMENEVPGEVARNVRVLEMSPTDLEEFFEISGPLRPVRGADVSAEEMGTVYAIPHDKGETVVEGDGLVELDRRLLAAEMAAAGDDLKLRAHTAENTAALFAAGKVSETEMLGADAARAQAEAVYRIASLRHERAAVKAPFAGVVVDRYVEPGQLVSPGMPVARVIDPFVLKLAGTVSEREVAWLRGGAPATIVLEGMNEQVAGKVAWIGFEADTITGKFKVEVHVDNADLSLRAGVVARARIHKITHENVLVLPRDAVMYTTEGLAVFVVEGERAALRPVTLGPDQGLMVVIGSGLRSGESVVVRGHRDLVDGALVEVTEHAAARDGSRGGDPAEVVESASTGGAREAGR
- a CDS encoding TolC family protein, whose product is MKSGRCAIAATAAIFTLSAVAAFATGDGTVIEARPGAAVALDLAGCVSRALENNDALQAERLRRKELDGKMFQALATGLPYIDATGEWSRSRDPSFALDETFGGGGDGPIGTSPLDTLLAGFDFLPAPEDIPAQTYWRAQLNLRWTLNPAKVLGAVGAAGQSIKRQDLAVSAVTHQVEEQVISGYHGIILAADQLAAAEAELANQREFLDIMRLRYDLGMATGIDTLQAAVAVANLMPRLHLAGKELRNAGARLNAAMGLSPGMPLSIEHTQELEPDRIDQAVAIAHALRRPDVGMSELLTAMLRQSRKAQKADMRPYLSVDGSYGYVGRAVQELDDTGHDFWRATVALNVPLFDGLLTKGLVKETEASIRRNEVELTGLKRRIRADVLELLDDLDMSRVNLRAAELNLVRSEELLEISKLELRLGRTDYLTVLQSEASRSLAHSNLIQARYDVLTTTASLKRAIGVSPMLPFAAVEGLVEGGTE
- a CDS encoding TetR/AcrR family transcriptional regulator gives rise to the protein MTDTRDTSKRVQIIAAGEPIFERFGFRKTTVGEICREAGVSKRTFYELFSDKADLLMQMLMHVISRSVSKWEEALTSEMTAIEKLERYIDGYEEMGRNHPVFHICLHEPDVKAYTKDFMKYEEAQAMIEVLQRVVAEGIRRGELREMDPPTIVWIIGGLLDSMYYVFPELTSEPSAFENETLSRELRAFILNGIRNLQHESTRREQ
- a CDS encoding NAD(P)-dependent oxidoreductase, with product MSQRYLITGGAGFLGINMARYLLERGHEVTSLDIAPFAYPERDRIREITGDVRNRTDVDRAMTDCDIVIHTAAALPLYDHDDILSTDIEGTRTVLESALAHGIDRFVHISSTAVYGIPDHHPLVEGDPVDGVGPYGIGKVEAESICAEFRARGLCVPIIRPKSFIGPERLGVFALFYDWAKDGKGFPMIGSGNNRYQLCDVEDICQGIYLCCTGPRDKADDVFNLGAREYTTMKEDYQAVLDEAGFGKKIVGFPARPVIWTLRLLEAFKLSPLYKWVYETACEDSFVSIEKAERVLGYDPKYSNKDALVRNYRWYLDNLHTFEGQSGVSHRVPWRQGILKVAKLFF